In the Microtus pennsylvanicus isolate mMicPen1 chromosome 6, mMicPen1.hap1, whole genome shotgun sequence genome, one interval contains:
- the R3hdm4 gene encoding R3H domain-containing protein 4, with amino-acid sequence MVALDDPDGGLEGTPGAETRLPLPGCLPTLGCSQVKRVSASRRKQHFINQAVRNSDLVPKAKGRKSLQRLENTRYLLTLLETAGGSPGPEDGDLTPPAAPGIFAEACSNATYVEVWNDFMNRSGEEQERVLRYLEDEDQGKRRRKPGRGEERRREDPALTPHECFRRISRRLRSVLKRSRIPMETLESWEERLLGFFSVSPQAVYTAMLDNSFERLLLHAVCQYLDLISASADLEGRRQMRVSNRHLDFLPPELLLSAYLDQQ; translated from the exons ATGGTGGCTCTGGACGACCCTGACGGCGGCCTGGAGGGGACCCCCGGCGCGGAGACCAGGCT GCCCCTTCCTGGCTGCCTGCCCACGCTGGGCTGCTCACAAGTGAAGAGGGTCTCAGCCTCCAGACGCAAGCAACATTTTATCAACCAGGCTGTGCGAAATTCGGACCTGGTTCCCAAAGCCAAGGGACGGAAGAGCCTGCAGCGTTTGGAGAATA CCCGGTACCTCTTAACTCTGCTGGAAACAGCTGGGGGTTCTCCAGGCCCGGAAGATGGGGACCTGACTCCTCCTGCGGCACCTGGAATCTTCGCAGAGGCCTGCAGCAACGCCACGTATGTGGAG GTCTGGAATGATTTTATGAACCGCTCGGGAGAGGAGCAAGAGCGAGTGCTCCGCTACCTGGAGGATGAGGATCAGGGCAAGCGGAGGCGCAAGCCTGGCCGCGGGGAGGAACGGCGGAGAG AGGACCCGGCTCTCACACCTCATGAGTGCTTCAGGCGCATCAGCCGTCGCCTGCGATCTGTGCTCAAGCGCAGCCGCATCCCGATG GAAACCCTGGAAAGTTGGGAGGAGCGGCTGCTGGGGTTCTTCTCGGTGTCTCCCCAGGCTGTGTACACCGCCATGCTGGACAACAG CTTTGAGAGGCTCCTGCTTCACGCCGTCTGCCAGTACCTGGACCTCATCTCAGCCA GTGCTGACCTGGAGGGCCGGAGGCAGATGAGGGTCAGCAACCGACACCTGGACTTCCTGCCTCCGGAACTGCTGTTGTCTGCCTACCTGGACCAGCAGTGA
- the Kiss1r gene encoding kiSS-1 receptor isoform X1 → MATEATLGPNATWWAPTNASGCPGCGANASDGSGSAPRPLDAWLVPLFFAALMLLGLIGNSLVIYVICRHKHMRTVTNFYIANLAATDVTFLLCCVPFTALLYPLPAWVLGDFMCKFVNYIQQVSVQATCATLTAMSVDRWYVTVFPLRALHRRTPRLALAVSLSIWVGECGLGWKWGGGDRDAEEGRGTGGGGRDPGSWAGPVPILRPRCSFWAGGAGSAAVSAPVLALHRLSPGPHTYCSEAFPSRALERAFALYNLLALYLLPLLATCACYGAMLRHLGRAAVRPAPTDGALQGQLLARRAGAVRTKVSRLVAAVVLLFAACWGPIQLFLVLQALGPAGAWHPRSYAAYALKIWAHCMSYSNSALNPLLYAFLGSHFRQAFCRVCPCGQRRQRRSRGSALSDRAATHTAPHSLAAHSADGVRTLEPGNPSVRSLCGLQEQTVPL, encoded by the exons ATGGCCACCGAGGCGACCTTGGGTCCCAACGCGACCTGGTGGGCTCCAACCAACGCGTCGGGATGCCCGGGCTGTGGTGCCAATGCCTCGGACGGCTCGGGCTCCGCGCCCAGGCCACTGGATGCCTGGCTGGTTCCCTTGTTCTTCGCTGCGCTCATGTTGCTCGGGCTGATCGGGAACTCGCTGGTCATCTACGTCATCTGCCGCCACAAGCACATGCGGACAGTGACCAACTTTTACATCG CCAACTTGGCGGCCACAGACGTCACTTTCCTACTGTGCTGCGTCCCCTTCACGGCGCTACTCTACCCGCTGCccgcctgggtgctgggagacttcATGTGCAAATTCGTCAACTACATCCAGCAG GTCTCGGTGCAAGCCACATGTGCCACCCTGACGGCCATGAGCGTGGATCGTTGGTATGTGACTGTATTCCCGCTGCGCGCCCTGCACCGCCGCACTCCGCGACTGGCCCTGGCTGTCAGTCTTAGCATCTGGGTGGGTGAGTGCGGTTTGGGGtggaaatggggtgggggagacagggacGCAGAGGAGGGGCGTGGcactggtgggggggggagggacccTGGCTCCTGGGCGGGACCTGTCCCCATTCTCCGACCACGGTGCTCATTCTGGGCGGGTGGCGCAGGCTCTGCAGCCGTGTCCGCCCCGGTGCTGGCCCTGCACCGCCTGTCGCCCGGGCCTCACACCTACTGCAGCGAGGCGTTTCCCAGTCGTGCCCTGGAGCGCGCTTTCGCGCTCTACAACCTGCTGGCTCTGTATCTGCTGCCTCTGCTCGCCACCTGCGCCTGCTACGGTGCCATGCTGCGCCACCTGGGCCGCGCCGCTGTGCGCCCCGCTCCCACTGACGGCGCCCTGCAG GGACAGCTGCTGGCACGGCGCGCTGGAGCAGTGCGCACCAAGGTCTCCCGGCTGGTGGCCGCCGTGGTCCTGCTCTTCGCTGCCTGCTGGGGCCCGATCCAGCTGTTCCTGGTGCTCCAAGCCCTGGGCCCCGCGGGGGCGTGGCACCCTCGCAGCTACGCCGCCTACGCGCTCAAGATCTGGGCTCACTGCATGTCGTACAGCAACTCGGCGCTCAATCCGCTGCTCTACGCCTTCTTGGGCTCACACTTCAGACAGGCCTTCTGCCGAGTGTGCCCCTGTGGCCAGCGACGCCAGCGCCGGTCCCGCGGGTCTGCACTCTCAGACCGAGCCGCAACCCACACCGCGCCGCACAGTCTGGCCGCGCACTCCGCCGATGGCGTCAGGACGCTCGAGCCTGGAAACCCTTCAGTACGCTCCCTGTGCGGTTTGCAAGAACAAACTGTTCCACTCTGA
- the Kiss1r gene encoding kiSS-1 receptor isoform X2 — MATEATLGPNATWWAPTNASGCPGCGANASDGSGSAPRPLDAWLVPLFFAALMLLGLIGNSLVIYVICRHKHMRTVTNFYIANLAATDVTFLLCCVPFTALLYPLPAWVLGDFMCKFVNYIQQVSVQATCATLTAMSVDRWYVTVFPLRALHRRTPRLALAVSLSIWVGSAAVSAPVLALHRLSPGPHTYCSEAFPSRALERAFALYNLLALYLLPLLATCACYGAMLRHLGRAAVRPAPTDGALQGQLLARRAGAVRTKVSRLVAAVVLLFAACWGPIQLFLVLQALGPAGAWHPRSYAAYALKIWAHCMSYSNSALNPLLYAFLGSHFRQAFCRVCPCGQRRQRRSRGSALSDRAATHTAPHSLAAHSADGVRTLEPGNPSVRSLCGLQEQTVPL; from the exons ATGGCCACCGAGGCGACCTTGGGTCCCAACGCGACCTGGTGGGCTCCAACCAACGCGTCGGGATGCCCGGGCTGTGGTGCCAATGCCTCGGACGGCTCGGGCTCCGCGCCCAGGCCACTGGATGCCTGGCTGGTTCCCTTGTTCTTCGCTGCGCTCATGTTGCTCGGGCTGATCGGGAACTCGCTGGTCATCTACGTCATCTGCCGCCACAAGCACATGCGGACAGTGACCAACTTTTACATCG CCAACTTGGCGGCCACAGACGTCACTTTCCTACTGTGCTGCGTCCCCTTCACGGCGCTACTCTACCCGCTGCccgcctgggtgctgggagacttcATGTGCAAATTCGTCAACTACATCCAGCAG GTCTCGGTGCAAGCCACATGTGCCACCCTGACGGCCATGAGCGTGGATCGTTGGTATGTGACTGTATTCCCGCTGCGCGCCCTGCACCGCCGCACTCCGCGACTGGCCCTGGCTGTCAGTCTTAGCATCTGGGTGG GCTCTGCAGCCGTGTCCGCCCCGGTGCTGGCCCTGCACCGCCTGTCGCCCGGGCCTCACACCTACTGCAGCGAGGCGTTTCCCAGTCGTGCCCTGGAGCGCGCTTTCGCGCTCTACAACCTGCTGGCTCTGTATCTGCTGCCTCTGCTCGCCACCTGCGCCTGCTACGGTGCCATGCTGCGCCACCTGGGCCGCGCCGCTGTGCGCCCCGCTCCCACTGACGGCGCCCTGCAG GGACAGCTGCTGGCACGGCGCGCTGGAGCAGTGCGCACCAAGGTCTCCCGGCTGGTGGCCGCCGTGGTCCTGCTCTTCGCTGCCTGCTGGGGCCCGATCCAGCTGTTCCTGGTGCTCCAAGCCCTGGGCCCCGCGGGGGCGTGGCACCCTCGCAGCTACGCCGCCTACGCGCTCAAGATCTGGGCTCACTGCATGTCGTACAGCAACTCGGCGCTCAATCCGCTGCTCTACGCCTTCTTGGGCTCACACTTCAGACAGGCCTTCTGCCGAGTGTGCCCCTGTGGCCAGCGACGCCAGCGCCGGTCCCGCGGGTCTGCACTCTCAGACCGAGCCGCAACCCACACCGCGCCGCACAGTCTGGCCGCGCACTCCGCCGATGGCGTCAGGACGCTCGAGCCTGGAAACCCTTCAGTACGCTCCCTGTGCGGTTTGCAAGAACAAACTGTTCCACTCTGA